One Candidatus Hydrogenedentota bacterium DNA segment encodes these proteins:
- a CDS encoding sugar phosphate isomerase/epimerase codes for MRVKLGISTGFAINRFPEPDDWVGIVADELGLDTVQFTADLLNPFLPGDLVAREVETIAGLCARKGVRVQTTFTSQFTRVNHLMHPNSEVQRVWIDWFKKFFKISRDLGAEGAGSHFGIMSVRDNADPAMREKRIGQAVDAWRDLSVFGAEIGLKYLLFEPMSVPREVAETITATEDVLRRCADGFAIPMRACLDVDHGDLQSTDPRDTDPHAWIRAFGTVSPCIHIKQSLRDKGGHYPFTAKYNEQGKIVPEEILATMRESGIDECTLLLEISHRERWPTDYTVVSDLKESVEYWRPAVEAASHIN; via the coding sequence ATGCGAGTCAAATTGGGGATTAGTACCGGGTTCGCAATAAACCGGTTTCCGGAGCCCGACGACTGGGTGGGAATCGTGGCGGACGAGTTGGGACTGGATACTGTGCAGTTTACGGCGGACCTGCTGAACCCGTTCCTGCCGGGGGACCTCGTCGCGCGGGAGGTGGAGACGATCGCCGGGCTGTGCGCGCGGAAAGGCGTTCGCGTGCAGACCACGTTTACGTCGCAGTTCACCCGCGTCAACCACCTGATGCACCCGAACTCCGAGGTGCAACGGGTGTGGATCGATTGGTTCAAGAAGTTTTTCAAGATATCGCGCGACCTGGGGGCCGAGGGGGCGGGCAGCCACTTCGGGATCATGAGCGTGCGCGACAACGCGGACCCTGCGATGCGCGAGAAGCGGATCGGTCAGGCGGTCGACGCGTGGCGCGACTTGTCCGTGTTCGGCGCGGAAATTGGGTTGAAGTACCTGTTGTTCGAACCGATGTCCGTCCCGCGCGAGGTGGCGGAGACCATCACGGCTACCGAAGACGTTTTGCGGCGGTGCGCGGACGGTTTTGCGATTCCGATGCGGGCGTGCCTCGACGTGGACCACGGGGATTTGCAGTCCACCGATCCGCGCGACACAGACCCGCACGCGTGGATTCGCGCGTTTGGCACGGTGTCGCCGTGCATTCACATCAAGCAGAGTCTACGCGATAAGGGCGGGCACTATCCGTTCACGGCGAAGTACAACGAGCAGGGAAAGATCGTGCCGGAGGAAATCCTCGCGACAATGCGGGAGTCGGGAATCGACGAGTGCACCCTGCTGCTCGAGATCAGCCACCGCGAACGGTGGCCCACGGATTATACGGTGGTGTCGGATTTGAAGGAGTCGGTCGAATATTGGCGGCCCGCAGTAGAAGCGGCAAGCCACATTAATTAG
- a CDS encoding stage II sporulation protein M, protein MIIDLQRFLRDERPYWAELEKSLERMEQDSTYEPDLLAARRLHYLYERASTDLAKLKTFASEPDLTRYLESVVSRAYGHIHEVRGRPHRLAPVYWLFVTLPKTFRKHGWAFMLSTAITLAGMMLGGGALAFDPGAKDVLLPYPHLRMDPRERVRIEERERAFDLRAGTKAQGTSFYIQNNVSVSIRAMGFGISWGIGTVLLLFINGVLLGAVTVDYFLAGEGTFLVAWLLPHGAFEIPAILLAGQGGILLGRAMIGWGSRISLRGRLREITPDLVTLVFGVSLMLVWAAIIEAWFSQYHEPVVPYWVKIAFGSIELILLASYFALSGRWVKEEI, encoded by the coding sequence ATGATCATCGATCTCCAGCGCTTTCTCCGCGATGAGCGCCCCTACTGGGCCGAACTCGAGAAGTCGCTCGAGCGCATGGAGCAGGACTCGACCTACGAGCCCGATCTGCTGGCGGCGCGGCGCCTGCACTACCTCTACGAACGCGCTTCCACGGATCTCGCCAAGTTGAAAACGTTTGCCTCCGAACCCGATCTCACCCGCTACCTCGAAAGCGTGGTCAGCCGCGCATACGGACACATTCACGAAGTCCGCGGGCGCCCGCACCGGCTCGCGCCGGTCTACTGGCTGTTTGTCACGTTGCCGAAAACGTTCCGCAAACACGGCTGGGCGTTCATGCTATCCACAGCTATCACACTCGCGGGCATGATGCTCGGCGGCGGCGCGCTCGCCTTCGATCCCGGGGCGAAGGACGTGCTCCTGCCGTACCCACACCTCAGAATGGATCCGCGCGAACGCGTGCGCATCGAAGAAAGAGAGCGCGCCTTCGATCTGCGCGCGGGCACCAAGGCGCAGGGCACGAGTTTCTACATACAAAACAACGTCAGCGTGTCAATCCGCGCAATGGGGTTCGGGATTTCCTGGGGCATCGGCACCGTGCTGCTGCTTTTTATCAATGGCGTGCTGCTTGGCGCGGTCACCGTCGATTACTTCCTCGCCGGCGAAGGCACCTTCCTCGTCGCATGGCTCCTGCCGCACGGCGCGTTCGAGATTCCCGCAATACTGCTCGCGGGCCAAGGCGGAATCCTGCTTGGCCGCGCGATGATCGGATGGGGATCGCGTATTTCGTTGCGCGGAAGGCTACGCGAGATTACGCCCGACCTCGTCACGCTCGTGTTCGGCGTATCGCTCATGCTCGTATGGGCAGCGATCATCGAAGCATGGTTCTCGCAATACCACGAACCGGTCGTTCCGTACTGGGTCAAGATCGCCTTCGGCAGCATCGAACTCATACTGCTCGCCTCCTACTTCGCCCTATCCGGCCGCTGGGTGAAGGAAGAGATTTAA